The Megalobrama amblycephala isolate DHTTF-2021 linkage group LG10, ASM1881202v1, whole genome shotgun sequence DNA segment AAATAGATGTATGTGTCTCtcatataaaaatgtatgtctGTTTGTAATTCTAGGCCATAGAAATGGAGCTGCGTAAAATGGAGGTCGTTCAGGCTAACAGACAGGTGTCACTGTTGATTTCCTTCATGCCTGACTCCTTCCTGAAACACGGAGGAGACCATGACTGCATCCTGGCTCTACTGCTCATCCCACGACTCATCTGCAAGGTGAATGTTCAGAACTATGGTTcagaatatatgtgtgtgtttacattcgGGAGTGTACCCAGCATTTGCAATGACTAAGGTATGTCACGCCAATagctttaattattttcattacatgttATTGCATTGCTGTTTGACACCATTCTGCTGTCAAAACATACATAtcattttcactgttttttgttaaaggtgctaaagaggatgttttgttttatacatttttgcaatattacttgaaactgtctttactaactgataaaagactatttattaggtgcactgaaaggaataatattaatatacatcatctgtgcacaaggtagggccttaaaaacatcagccaatcatcagccgatgatcgcgtaaacgattggccctctggcttgtcaatcactgccatgacgttccttgtgcgagacgtgcgcgactgcgtgctccagtaactttccacactccacaggcgccgcgtgcaatgtttttgtcaggagacaggagtaacaactgcagattatgagttacctgcggtgagtccaacataatgaatccactaacatgacacagcgaatgccggtggtaaacactcgtgttccaatactcgtgcacgagttttgggaggcgttccctcgaaatgagctgtgaaggaggggggttgttcttacgcatgcgctcatttcaaaaactcagtaacagtctttggtttctcagttgacgaaaagatcctctttagcgcCTTTAATTAGTCACATTTATGGCTCAGGTGATTGACTCAAATGTTAGCCCCAAGGCTAAACCCAGGCCTTTTCAGTCTTTTAGATGCTTTGGACTCCCAAAAATTATCACCTTTGTGTAAGGACCAAATCCTAAAATTTTAGAGACATATATATAGTTTCTTGCATAAAGTCCCAATTTATTCtgtgaaaaattaatattataaatgtctaaaATATTAGATGTAAAATATTCTCTTAAGTTACTTTACCTTTTTGAACTCATACGATTCTAGtactgtattcatttatttaatgattgttttaaaatatttatttttatgtatgcatttatttactcatttactcatacattttaattatttttattagtttgttttaatcatttttttatttatttattttaatattattgtttttatttatttaattatttacattctatttgtttgtttatttggaaaatattaaaaatatgtctaaaatattatttggaaaatatttagttaatatGTCTTAACTGTATGtgtcttatttattttaattaatttatttatttaatcattaaCTTATTTGTTTTAAGCTATTTTTACTCATATTAAGctattagtattattttatttgcttgtatttaatttttattttttattattttattatttgtttagtaatcttaatcttttttatttatttatttattttgttaattttttttttttacacattttctaAACATATCCACAGACCCCCTAGAACGCGACAGTTTTAAAACCCCTGGCTTAACTTGTCTTCAGCATGTGCACTAACCACTAAGCTACAGCTCCAATCCAAGATTCCTTGTTGCGAGTTTTGgttgaatgtgtttgtgtgtgtatatgttgtAGGCAGAGCTGATCAGTAAGCAGGCCCAGGAGAAGTTTGAGTTGACTGAGACTTGCTCTCAGAGGGCTGGGATGAGAGGAGCCGCCGGCGAACGGCTGAGCTTTGCTGCAGGACTCATCTATTCTCTCACACTGCTACAGGCTGCACTGCACAAATATGAACAGTAGGTTTACCTGAACGTGCACTTTCTGAAGATTTACCATCCTCAAGAGTATTAAAGAACTCATGAAATAAGTCAATAAATGCCTTTATTTTTCCTGTTGACGCAGCCTCAAAAGGCATACTGTTTTTTAAGATGTCTCCCTCTTTATCTCTCTCTTGCAGTGCTCTGAGTCAGTGCAGTGTGGACGTATACAAGCGTGTGGGTTCTCTGTACTCTGAAATGAGCGTCCATGAGCGTTCCCTGGATTTCCTCATAGACCTCTTGTACAAAGACCTGCTGGATGAAACTGTCAATGTGGAACCTCTAACCAAAGCTATTAAATACTATCAGGTATCATAGCATAATGCCATTTGTAACACTTGAATTGCATAACTGTAATATTTCTCCTATATTAATatgttatataatgttattgacccaaacatttgataaaatttgaaaatatcCCATTGATGAAAAATAACAGACAGTGATGCTGTCATTGCTAATATTCGCATACGACATTGCATGTTATTTGTACATGATTGGTCTATTTAAACACAATATTTACACTGCAAAGAAGAAGCTGAGTTATTTGTTGATTCTCATTCTTAACTGACAGAAAACAAGATGTTCACTGCAGCTCCAGTGCCACATTTACAAACCAAAACCCGAACTTACCTAAGACACTAATATTGTTCACCTTTCAAACTCTGGTGTTTTCTTCAGAAAGTGTAGTTATTTATTGACATGCATTTCTCTTTTTTGCAGCACCTTTACAGTATCCATCTCGCCGAACAGCCTGAGGACTGTACCATGCAGTTAGCGGACCAcatcaaagtaaaaaaaaatcagatagaGACACACTGCAGGTCTGTTACACACATCTATAACACATATTCATGTGTGTCTGTAGTTTACCCAGAGTGCTCTGGACTGTATGGCTGTGGAAGTGGGGCGTCTAAGGGCCTTCATACAAACGGGACAGGACGAGGAAGGGTTTTGTGTGCTGCTGAAGGATCTGGACACTTCCTGTAGTGACATACGACAGTTCTGCAAGAAGATCCGCCGTCGTATGCCAGGCACAGATGCACCAGGCATCCCAGCTGCCCTCAGCTTCGGACCACAGGTGATGGGCACCCAGATCTTATTCATATACTCTGTATGTTAAATTCTATACATATCTTCAATATCTAAGCCTTCCATTGATGGGGTTTAGGTGTGTGAGACCCTGGCAGAGAGCAGAAGGCAGCTGGCCTGGGTGAATGCTGTGCTCCAGGAAGTGGCAGCAGCAGCCGCTCAGCTCATCGCCCCTCTCAGTGAACATGAGGGACTTCCAGCCGTCAAACTGGAAGACATGGCCTTTAAAGCAGCTGAACAGGTATGTTTGGGTGAATCCTGTAATAACATGTATGGGTCACCACAAAAtcgaaattaaaaataacacactactggggtcagtaagatttttttaagaagtctcttatgctcaccaaggctgcgtttatttggccaaaaatacaataaaaaacagcaatgttgggaaatattatatttgaaaatgtaatttattcctgtgatcaaagctaaattttcagcatcatcttcagtgtcacatgatccttcagaaatcattctaatatgttgatttgctgctcaagaaacattattttgttcttaaatataatataacataatataatataattagagCTGTCAAAATGATTAATCGcaatctaacataaaagtttgtaaagaaatacacacacatatatatatatatatatatatatatatatatacggtaTATATAtacggtatatatatatatttacaaacttttatgttaaatGCGATTAATCTCGATTAAGCGATTTTTAAAgcactaaatataatataatataattagtgctgtcaaatcgattaatcgcaatctaacataaaagtttgtaaataaatacacacaaatatatatatttatttacaaacttttgttagatgcaattaatcacgattaagtGATTTTAAAgcactaaatataatataatataattagtgctgtcaaatcgattaatcgcaatctaacataaaagtttgtaaatgaacacacacaaaaatatatatttatttacaaacttttatgttagatgcgattaatctcgattaagcaatttttaaaacactaaatataatataatataatgtaatataatataattagtgctgtcaaatcgattaatcgtaatctaacataaaagtttgtaaatgaatacacacaaatatatatatatatttacaaacttttatgttagatgcaattaatcatgCTTAAGTGATTTATAAAgcactaaatataatataataaatataaatataaatataattagtgttgtcaaatcgattaatcgcaatctaacataaaagtttgtaaataaatgtgtgtgtatttatttagaaacttttatgttagattgCGTGAATTAAGTGATTTTTAAAgcactaaatataatataatataatataatataatataatataatataaaaatgacaatGTGGGGATGTAATTTAATCTCTTTGgatctttttttcagatctatGGGTCACAGGGCATAAACCCCCAAGAGTGTCTGCGGCAGTCATGCAGTGTTGTCATAGCAACCATGAACAAGATGGCTACCGCTATGCAGGAGGGAGAATATGACTCTGACAGACCACAGAATGGGGTAAGTTTGTCTCTTTCAGTTTGTCCATCTGCCTGTATAACACTGGCTATGAATGTGTGTTATGTGTCTATTGTATAGATATCTCCTGCTGAAGTCCGAGCAGCGGCACTAAGGGCAGAAATCACTGATGCTGAAGGACTCGGTCTCAAACTTGAGGACAGAGAAACTGTAATCAAAGAGCTGAAGAAATCCCTTAAAATAAAGGTAGAAACACTCATACTCAGACATACTTGGAGGCACAAGATAACAAAATCTACAAATTATGTGAAAATGGTCCTGTTCATATAGGGAGAGGAACTGAGTGAGGCCAATGTGCGTCTCAGTTTGCTGGAGAAAAAGCTGGACAGTGCGTCTAAAGATGCAGATGAGCGAGTGGAGAAGATTCAGACGATCCTAGATGAGACGCATTCAAtcctgaaaaagaaagaaaagtatGTGATGATGGGGGTTCTTGCACATATTTATCCAGCAGCTTGTCACCCTAACTCCTAATGTGGTTCTTAATGCCCTAGGATAGTGATGGGGATAATATACTATAAAAATATGTGTATTATAATCTATAGGGAGTTTGAGGAGACCATGGATGCTCTCCAGGCTGACATAGACCAACTAGAGGCAGAGAAAGCAGAGCTTAAGCAGAGAATCAACAGCCAATCAAAGATGACCATTGAGGGATTGAGAGGAAGTCAAGCCTCTGGCATCGCCTCCATTGTGACTTGTGGCATCACTGCTGGTAAGAGACCGCTAATCAGTTTAACTTAAACAATTAGTTAAAATGTCTTTCTTAAGTTTAATTTTAACCGGTCTAATGTGTCTTCCATTGTTTGTATTCCTTATAGAAGAACAAAAAGGTAAATTTGTTGTCAGTGTGGCATTTAAATATCTCTTACTCATGGTCTTTCTGTGTGCTGCATGTGTGCATGCAAGTTATTCTTGTGTATGTTACTAGATGcaataatatttagtttgtgcTTTACAAATATTTGATCATGCTTCCCTTTCACAAGTTGCATGTGCTGTATGGTAGGCTTATTTAATGCACGGCTCTTGATTACTGCCCTTTATTGCACAGAATGATtgactctgattggtcagttgtgACATTCTGCtcaaatcattttaaaactGCTGAACAATTCACAACAATTTAGTTTCCTTTCTTATAGCATTCTGCATGGTATTTCATGTCTCCCATAAACTTTGTGGTCTCTGTCTTCTCATCTAATATATTTAGTCAGTTAAATATTCTAACTTTTTAGGTTTATTTTTGTGATAATGTGCATTATCACTTATATATATGCTTTGTAAACCAATCTAATATTTGAAATCTCAGTTATTGTAGctgttttattattatcttaATTTAGTGGCCTATTAAGAAAATCCTGAATGGATTTAATAGAATCCACCTGGAAGATGCTTCCTTTGAGATGTCAGTGTTTTAATATAATAGTTTAATCAACACTGGTAagaaactgtaatattgtgaaatataattataatttaaaataactattttctgtttgaacatattttaaaatgtcatttattcctttgatggcaaagctgaattttcagcatcattactcacatcagtcacatgatccttcagaaatcattctaatatgctgatttgctgcaaGAAAGCagaatttcttattattatcagtgttgaaaacagttgtgctgcttaatatttttgtgtgatacattttttttttcagaatattttgtaacattataaatgtctttactgccacttttaaATTTTCACAAAGTCCTTGCATTAATTTCTTTACTCTACTCtctctatatatttttaaatattttagagaAATATATCAGTTGTCTCTGTCTTTCTTAACATGTAATTTAATAGGAGTGTGTGCAGCTGCTGGAGTGCAAGTGATAGATTCCCCACTGCTGACTCAGCAGATCGAAGCTCAGCGACTCAGCATAAAGCACTTGAAGAACGAGAACAACAGACTGAAGGTCTCTCCTACTTCCTCACAAGCACATTTCCCCAATGCAGGCACAGAGGAAATACAGTACTCTCACTTTTGTTTTCGTGTGTGTGAACTGCAGGCAGAAAAGATGCGGGTTCAGCTGGCGTCTCTCCCTCCTCTGAACGTTACAAAGCTGGGCTGGCGAGAGGGCTGCAGGCCGGAGGTATTGTCTAGCGCCCTCTACCGCAAAACAGACCAACTACTGGACACTCTGCTCCAGATGAGTGCCAATGTGAAAGTGGTGGACATCACAGGGAAATCTCCAGGTTTGTCATAATTAGACTTGACAACACAGATTTCTGTTGTTTTTACATGAATTATGTTAGTATTTGTGTTTGATTAACAGTGAGTCCCAGTGCGCAGCTCCTAGAGCAAACTGCTAGACTGCAGTCGCTCAGCGACACCCTCGATAGGCTTaaggtaaaataaaaatgcttaaaaacatcattaaaatgtctcctGTATTTACTTAAGCAACATATTTCTTTGAAGGATGAGGTTGCTGAACATGTAGTGACTCATAGGCCTGGAGCTCAAGTCTCGTCTGATTTTGCCACTTTTCCCTGCACTTCCTTTGTGAAGGTAAGAGATGCACAGAATGACATTGATCCACATCGTTTGGGTCTGTATAAATCTCTCATTCGTTTTCTTTGTGCTCTCAGGCAAAGGAGGAGAAGAAAGGAGATGCTGTGTTAGTCGGCCGTGTGATGATGCCTTGCGCTCGAGGGCAGGAACAGGTGCATCGTCTGGTGCTTTCACAGACACAGTTACAGAGAGTTCATCACCTTCTCCAGACTTAAAATGACCCATCGCctctttacaaaaaaacaaaacttactCAAAGTCAATCTCCAAAACCCGAGAATTGAAACAACAGacatcccagctaacagggaacaatCTCAGAACTTTGGttaatgttttttctgaaaCGTTATAGTCAGATGTTTGTCTAATGTTCTggcaaagttatgaacaaacattcttccagtaacattaatagaatgttcattcaaagttatctggtctttaataatgttgtcAAAATGTTAACACAAAATGTTAGCGCATTGTGTTTGCAAAATTATAAAGTGGAATGTCCTGAACGTTCAGGGAACGAtcagaaataacgttttcataacttaatgggaacgttagcaaaatgttcttagaatatatttttgttagctgggattATGGAGAATATATTGTGTAAACAACTATTATCCATATTTATGTTCACAAACCAGTGCTTCATTAGGTCAGGCTCACTTTCAGTGTGATAATGGCCACGTACACACTACAGCTAAATTcggttgtcagttcaccttttagtgcttaatctCGTTCTGTACCAacacagttcagtaaaatacgtgagtgacaaccgcattctacaaccgtattaactcccgaaaaatacaggtaagttagtgacaaccgcattaacagaaattctatgcagtgtgtacggaaccgaactgaacaactagttgttaatgACGTTTACGTGCACCGGTGTAACGTTTGTCTCTCGTGTATGCGCGGCGAATCACAGGGAAAGCACAAGCCTATCCAaatgctttatgctgaaaatcGCGATTCATGTCTGCTGACTTTAATAACTCCATAAACCCGTTTGCTTTATGAGACGAGCTAAAACAACAAGCTTATAATGAGTGACCATGGCAACACAGAATGAGTGCCGCGCGCTGTGTGAAACTGGCTATacaagcataaacaaaacacgACGCCTCCGTCGACTGTGTTAGTGTGTTTAgttaaattgctgaaaataacgagtgttttgtcactttaatattactttggtcacgaTAACGGATACCAAACACGAGAGACGCCAGAACGTCACTATGGtttccaagctgtcaatcatcgcatTTTCGAGAGTGAGTCGTGTTCCGTACACACACGTAACGATAATTTAGGGGATTCActcccgcatttaaatgcggttgtcactcctgaaacttacAGTGTGTACGTATCTACCACACcaaaatttgtgaaaatgatacAAAAAGGTTACAGATTTGAAACACGAGACATGCTGAGGATATTTTATTATCAAGGCATGAAATGGATGATTCAGCATGACCACTGCTGCTTTGTACTGTACCTGTATCCATGTAATCCCTTTCTTTCTCTTCCCAATTTGGATTGCCATTGATCCATGTTTACAAGTATTTAGCTAACAGGATTTAAATTTAAACCATCTATGTGTTTAATTAGTGGTGCTTTTTAAGTGATTAGACTTATGATTTTCAACTGACGGACgataaaacaggaaaaaaattcCAATAAAATAGGAGAAGAGACCCGAGCCATGTGATTCGACCAGTAAACGACCAccaaacaccctagcaattgCATCGCAACATACTAAAAACCaatgaaaacaattgaaaaccTCATAGCAATGCTCTGGCAACTTCCTGAAGCTTACATTATcttcagaaaatattaaaagttGGATAAAAATCTAGTTGACCAATTCATTGTCTGGTCACATTTACTTTTGTTTGGCAAATTTTAATGGCTGAAATCCAGTCCTTTCAATTTGGAATACCCATGCAAATTTCGCAACGGATTCTCCGTGTTGATCAACAGAAAGccgcttggtttgaaagtgattctgagctgtgcttcatacatgGCTTTTGACAATAGAACATTTTTGCTCATGAAATCTCACTAATGTAACCTCACCTTAATAATCAAGTGTTTCAGATATAAAGGTGAGTATCAAACCTTTGATTTTAGTCATTTCATACATGGAGTGTATCCAGAACATTCTGGATAGGGAGGCCAAAGATCGACAAATACACAATTTTGGGGCTCTATTTATTCTGCATAACTGTGATTGAGTGCATGTTCAATAACTGGTCATCAGCACATCAGATGCTGTGATTGCCTGGCTCTGCCCTCTTCTATACTCAAAACAGTTATCCAGGTGTCGGAAAGAGAGTATGAAAAGAGCGTATGCTTTTCACATAAACAATAAGTCAAAGATTTAACAACTCTGTGTGCTTAACTGTCATGCCTGAATGTGCCACGCCAATGTGCTTTTGTAAAGAATATACAATTGTCCTTTTGAGTGAATGATCAGATTTAGTGCCAAGCAAGGGCGAGATCAAAACATCAGGCAAATGCAACTGTTGGCTCAAATAAAAAGAGGACATTAgataacaatatttattaactgtTGTATATTTGCTCCAAGAGCTTGTCAGTATTCAAGTGGTCTTAAGTTAGCAATGGTTTGCTTTGTTACTATTAAGTTATTAATCTATTAACTGTACAAAATGCATACTGTTACAGTATTGTTGAATGTGTTGGCatctttatattatatatattgtgattgaattaatttaaataaattattaagcTATTACTTGCATATTGTTTGGCGTAAGTAATTTTTACGCAGGATGCCCTTCCTGATGCAACCCAGCACTATATTCTCCTCAGAGGGGCAAAGGTGCTTTGGAAAGAGCTTGCATAGATAAAACTAATGTGAATACATGGGACATATTTGCATTGACTCACCAGCAATGAAAGAGCTTATAGAAACAGTTTGCAGAAGAGCCATAAAAATGCTGATAGataaaattgttgaataaatatgCCCTTTTTATGTTGCTCTTACTGATCTGTTTACCACAGTCAAGAGCCACACAACTCTGTATCACTTACTGGAACTGAAGAATATATTCTTCTTAACATGGCATCAGATGGGATATACTAATCACAATTTGGGTGTCTGAACAAAACTAGGAACTACCAGTGTGATTTTGCAACATATGGATACCACCAAAATATTGGACGGTAATAATACGGCTCCTCACAGCAATTGCACCAGCACAATAGCTAACATCCAAGAGATTGTCAGATGGATCACATTTGCTGTTGGGCTTCCAGGCATCGGCGTTTCTATTTACCTCATGGGCATGCAAGCAAAAACTGGCAAGGCTGCTCCTGTCTACCTCATCAGCCTGCTCGCATCCGACATCTTCAGCATCCTTGGGCGGCCGAAGGCGTCAGCGGAGGACAACAAGCAAACCAGTATGCAGAGTATGGATATATCCTACCTGATATTCTACTTCGGCATCATTTCCAACATCGTGTTCATGGTCTGCGTTGCACAGGAGCGATATCTGTTGGTAACCTGTCCAAAATATAACACCTTCTGTGTAAAACTCAAGCAGTCAAGCATGATTTCATTGGCTGTGTGGGCAGCTCCGTTTGCAATACTCTTTCTGGTTTACCAAGGATATGACGTCTTGTTTTCCATAGCTCTTCTTCTCCCACTACCACTCCTGGTGTTTTTCTTTCTGGATTCTTTCAGAGCCTTATGGTGTACAAGATGGTCAGTACCTGTGACTAACAGAAACAAGATTCTGGGTATGCAGGCGGCTATCTTGTGTAATTACAGTATACTTTACCTCCCCTTTGTCCTAAATACACTGTTCAAGGCATTGTCTCTAAGCTCCTACGTTTGCTACTTGGGACTTGTATCTGATCTTCTTCTCTATCTTGGACCACTTGTGGACCCATTCCTCTCAATCCTTCTTACGAATGGAATTGGTGACATTTTGAAGGCCTTTCCCTGCTGTAAGAGGACAAACGCACAGGAGAATATGGAGAGTGTGAATACAGACACTGTGGAAACAGTGTCTGGTATTTTATCTGTGCTCTGAGAATAATAATCGTAAAATTGATCATCAAAAAATTGAACTAATAACTGTTTGTTTTGattgttacatttttacagcttagtttaaagggttatgccacccaaaaatgaaaattcttcatgttgtttcaaacctttATGACATACTTTCTTCTGTGAGATACAAAAGgatatattttgagaaatgtctcaaTGATTTTTCTGTCCATACAATGATAGTAAATGGTCACCAAAATTGTTTAGCTACCGACATTGTTTTATGGTCTacataagaaagaaagtcatacaggcttgaaacaacatgagggtgagtaaattatgacagaatcttcatttttgtttgaactatcccttaagaTGATTCAATCCCATAAAGATGTTCAATCTTATGCCAAAAACACCGCATGAGAAGACAAAGCAAGCAGCTAAAATTGTGTTTAAATTTGccattataataaaattatttgataTTGGTAACTCGAGTTCTACATCGctcatttgaaaaatatttggCTTGACACAAAGGGTGAAATCAAATAATGCTTTGACACAGATGTGTGCTACTGTATGCCCTTTAGCTGTACTATGTAAAATATTGATGATATACAGTAATGTAGTGCACTGTAATAACTATTCAGATATTTAAAGGACAGTTTACCCccaaagagtttttttttgaAATCCACATGATGTTTAGTAGAAAATCCAAGCTGCTCCTTTTCATACAGAAAAGCTCTCACAAAAGCTATCATATAGCTCCAGATGACTTAGAATATAGTGCATGGGTTGTATGGACCACTTTCATGGTGCTTGTCAGTTTTGTAGACTAGTAAACCTTTCACTTTCATTCTATGGAGAAGATCAGACACTCTGATTGACATCTCTTTTTATGTTTGAAAAGAGAGAATCATATGGATCTAAAATAACATGAGAGTTAGTATATAATGACAGAAGCGTTTgtatataatgaataatgacagaatttaaatttcaaggtgaattatcccttttaaaggtgccctagagttaaatattgaatttatattggcatagttgaataacaagagttcagtacatggaaaagacatacactgagtttcaaactccattgtttcctccttcttatataaatctcatttgtttaaaagacctccgaagaacaggcgaatctcaacataacaccgactgttacgtaacagtcaggatcattaatatgtgtgcccccaatatttgcatatgccagcccatgttcaaggcattagacaagggcaggacgtctggatgtgcacagctgaatcatcagactaggtaagcaagcaaggacaatagcgaaaaatggcagatggagcaataataactgacatgatccatgttaacatgatatttttagtgatatttatgaattgtctttctaaatgtttcgttagcatgttgctaatgtactgttaaacgtggttaaagttaccatagtttattactgtattcacggagacaagagagccgtcgctattttcatttttaaacac contains these protein-coding regions:
- the dctn1b gene encoding dynactin subunit 1 isoform X5; protein product: MSSDGGGRPVKVGSLVEVIGKGHRGTVAYIGNTLFASGKWVGVILEEPKGKNDGTVQGKRYFTCQENHGIFVRQSQIQLVEDMADTTSPDTPEAATSKVLKREIIEGPKSNKVRGTKPKKAPTTRKTTARRPKQTRAGVGVKVGSGSASAGEMSSSEPSTPAQTPLAAPVIPSPLGKLPSPGAPPIPGPSKEEESLRAQVKDLEEKLETLKMKRTEDKAKLKELEKHKIQLEQLQEWKSKMQEQQNELQKQLKEAKREAKEALEAKEHYMEEMSDTADAIEMATLDKEMAEERAESLQLEADALKERVDELTMDLEILKHEIEEKGSDGAASSYHIKQLEEQNARLKEALVRMRDLSASEKQEYAKQQKQMEKKNFELDTLRCQKEKLQEEMKMAEKTIDELKEQVDAALGAEEMVEMLTERNLDLEEKVRELKETVTDLEAINEMNDELQENARETELELREQLDLGAAGVREAEKRVEAAQETVADYQQTIQKYRELTAHLQEVNRELMSQQEANAELQQQPAEIFDFKIKFAETKAYAKAIEMELRKMEVVQANRQVSLLISFMPDSFLKHGGDHDCILALLLIPRLICKAELISKQAQEKFELTETCSQRAGMRGAAGERLSFAAGLIYSLTLLQAALHKYEHALSQCSVDVYKRVGSLYSEMSVHERSLDFLIDLLYKDLLDETVNVEPLTKAIKYYQHLYSIHLAEQPEDCTMQLADHIKFTQSALDCMAVEVGRLRAFIQTGQDEEGFCVLLKDLDTSCSDIRQFCKKIRRRMPGTDAPGIPAALSFGPQVCETLAESRRQLAWVNAVLQEVAAAAAQLIAPLSEHEGLPAVKLEDMAFKAAEQIYGSQGINPQECLRQSCSVVIATMNKMATAMQEGEYDSDRPQNGISPAEVRAAALRAEITDAEGLGLKLEDRETVIKELKKSLKIKGEELSEANVRLSLLEKKLDSASKDADERVEKIQTILDETHSILKKKEKEFEETMDALQADIDQLEAEKAELKQRINSQSKMTIEGLRGSQASGIASIVTCGITAEEQKGVCAAAGVQVIDSPLLTQQIEAQRLSIKHLKNENNRLKAEKMRVQLASLPPLNVTKLGWREGCRPEVLSSALYRKTDQLLDTLLQMSANVKVVDITGKSPVSPSAQLLEQTARLQSLSDTLDRLKDEVAEHVVTHRPGAQVSSDFATFPCTSFVKAKEEKKGDAVLVGRVMMPCARGQEQVHRLVLSQTQLQRVHHLLQT
- the dctn1b gene encoding dynactin subunit 1 isoform X2, with amino-acid sequence MSQMKRYTYSRTTSSGSSRMSSDGGGRPVKVGSLVEVIGKGHRGTVAYIGNTLFASGKWVGVILEEPKGKNDGTVQGKRYFTCQENHGIFVRQSQIQLVEDMADTTSPDTPEAATSKVLKREIIEGPKSNKVRGTKPKKAPTTRKTTARRPKQTRAGVGVKVGSGSASAGEMSSSEPSTPAQTPLAAPVIPSPLGKLPSPGAPPIPGPSKEEESLRAQVKDLEEKLETLKMKRTEDKAKLKELEKHKIQLEQLQEWKSKMQEQQNELQKQLKEAKREAKEALEAKEHYMEEMSDTADAIEMATLDKEMAEERAESLQLEADALKERVDELTMDLEILKHEIEEKGSDGAASSYHIKQLEEQNARLKEALVRMRDLSASEKQEYAKQQKQMEKKNFELDTLRCQKEKLQEEMKMAEKTIDELKEQVDAALGAEEMVEMLTERNLDLEEKVRELKETVTDLEAINEMNDELQENARETELELREQLDLGAAGVREAEKRVEAAQETVADYQQTIQKYRELTAHLQEVNRELMSQQEANAELQQQPAEIFDFKIKFAETKAYAKAIEMELRKMEVVQANRQVSLLISFMPDSFLKHGGDHDCILALLLIPRLICKAELISKQAQEKFELTETCSQRAGMRGAAGERLSFAAGLIYSLTLLQAALHKYEHALSQCSVDVYKRVGSLYSEMSVHERSLDFLIDLLYKDLLDETVNVEPLTKAIKYYQHLYSIHLAEQPEDCTMQLADHIKFTQSALDCMAVEVGRLRAFIQTGQDEEGFCVLLKDLDTSCSDIRQFCKKIRRRMPGTDAPGIPAALSFGPQVCETLAESRRQLAWVNAVLQEVAAAAAQLIAPLSEHEGLPAVKLEDMAFKAAEQIYGSQGINPQECLRQSCSVVIATMNKMATAMQEGEYDSDRPQNGISPAEVRAAALRAEITDAEGLGLKLEDRETVIKELKKSLKIKGEELSEANVRLSLLEKKLDSASKDADERVEKIQTILDETHSILKKKEKEFEETMDALQADIDQLEAEKAELKQRINSQSKMTIEGLRGSQASGIASIVTCGITAEQKGVCAAAGVQVIDSPLLTQQIEAQRLSIKHLKNENNRLKAEKMRVQLASLPPLNVTKLGWREGCRPEVLSSALYRKTDQLLDTLLQMSANVKVVDITGKSPVSPSAQLLEQTARLQSLSDTLDRLKDEVAEHVVTHRPGAQVSSDFATFPCTSFVKAKEEKKGDAVLVGRVMMPCARGQEQVHRLVLSQTQLQRVHHLLQT